In Mycetocola zhujimingii, one DNA window encodes the following:
- a CDS encoding peptide ABC transporter substrate-binding protein, translating into MKRSRVGLSAVALLSVGALALTGCSSSGGSTEKSSGADTDAIITTNGSEPQMSLLPANTTETGGGKIMTSIFAGLVSYDAEGAIENEVAESIESDDATNWTVTLKDGWKFTNDEEVTSESFVDAWNYAVLYDNAQGGSYFFDNIVGFSDLQNSKDDPSGAVDEEGNPIQVGDPLAEEMSGLKVVDDKTFTVELSVPEADWPLRLGYTAFMPLPSAAFEDMEAFGENPIGNGPYMLDGEGAWVHEEKINLVTNPDYEGVRKPVNGGLEIIFYATQDAAYADVLAGNLDVLDAIPDSAFETYESDFGDRAVNQAAAIFQGFNMPYYLEHWSGEEGKLRRAAISMAINREEITDVIFQGTRTPATDFTSPVIDGWTDDLEGAEVLEYNPDEAKKLWAEADAIAPYGDTVFDIAYNSDGGHQGWVDAVTNSIANTLGITAQGKPYPTFAAAIDDRDNDKLTGGTRAGWQADYPSLYNFLAPLYVTGAGSNYEDYSSEEFEALLEEGASASNVEDATAKYQEAQEVLLKDLPAIPLWYSNVTGVSADTVDNVVFGWDSVPLYHEITKG; encoded by the coding sequence TTGAAAAGATCACGCGTAGGCCTTAGCGCCGTCGCGCTGTTGTCTGTCGGCGCCCTGGCGCTCACGGGCTGCAGCAGCAGCGGTGGCTCGACTGAGAAGTCGTCCGGGGCTGACACTGACGCAATCATCACCACGAACGGCAGCGAGCCGCAGATGTCTCTGCTCCCCGCCAACACCACCGAAACCGGTGGCGGGAAGATCATGACCTCGATCTTCGCCGGACTCGTCTCGTACGACGCCGAAGGCGCCATCGAGAACGAAGTTGCCGAGTCCATCGAGTCTGACGACGCCACCAACTGGACCGTCACTCTCAAAGATGGCTGGAAGTTCACCAACGACGAAGAAGTCACATCGGAGTCGTTCGTCGACGCATGGAACTATGCGGTGCTGTACGACAACGCTCAGGGTGGCTCGTACTTCTTCGACAACATCGTCGGATTCTCCGACCTGCAGAACTCGAAGGACGACCCCAGCGGCGCCGTTGACGAAGAGGGAAACCCGATTCAGGTCGGCGACCCGCTCGCTGAGGAGATGTCGGGACTGAAGGTTGTCGACGACAAGACGTTCACCGTCGAACTCTCGGTTCCTGAGGCTGACTGGCCGCTTCGTCTCGGCTACACGGCATTCATGCCGCTGCCGAGCGCAGCGTTCGAAGACATGGAAGCCTTCGGCGAGAACCCGATCGGCAACGGTCCGTACATGCTCGACGGCGAAGGCGCCTGGGTTCACGAGGAAAAGATCAACCTCGTCACCAACCCGGACTACGAAGGCGTTCGCAAGCCCGTCAACGGCGGCCTTGAGATCATCTTCTACGCCACGCAGGATGCCGCGTACGCGGACGTCCTCGCGGGTAACCTCGATGTTCTCGACGCTATCCCGGACTCGGCATTCGAGACCTACGAGAGCGACTTCGGCGACCGTGCAGTGAACCAGGCTGCCGCGATCTTCCAGGGCTTCAACATGCCGTACTACCTCGAGCACTGGAGCGGCGAAGAAGGCAAGCTCCGTCGTGCCGCCATCTCGATGGCAATCAACCGCGAAGAGATCACCGACGTGATCTTCCAGGGAACTCGCACCCCGGCAACCGACTTCACCTCGCCGGTGATCGACGGCTGGACCGACGACCTCGAGGGCGCTGAAGTACTCGAATACAACCCCGACGAAGCCAAGAAGCTGTGGGCAGAGGCTGACGCCATCGCACCATACGGCGACACCGTCTTCGACATCGCGTACAACTCTGACGGTGGCCACCAGGGCTGGGTCGACGCTGTGACCAACAGCATCGCGAACACCCTCGGCATCACCGCACAGGGCAAGCCGTACCCGACGTTCGCAGCAGCGATCGACGACCGCGACAACGACAAGCTGACCGGTGGAACGCGCGCCGGATGGCAGGCTGACTACCCGTCGCTGTACAACTTCCTCGCTCCGCTGTACGTCACAGGCGCCGGATCGAACTACGAGGACTACTCGAGCGAAGAGTTCGAAGCACTCCTCGAGGAAGGCGCAAGCGCGTCCAACGTCGAAGACGCAACCGCGAAGTACCAGGAAGCACAGGAAGTCCTGCTCAAGGACCTCCCGGCCATCCCGCTGTGGTACTCCAACGTGACCGGTGTCTCGGCTGACACCGTCGACAACGTGGTGTTCGGTTGGGACTCCGTCCCGCTGTACCACGAGATCACCAAGGGCTAG
- a CDS encoding CPBP family intramembrane glutamic endopeptidase, which yields MVITPARRAWWEIAIVLGLSVGASAVYSLVSLTDRLTSGVPLSDQSASLNQSRSEREWLDFTYQFLGIFFELFVVALALYLLWTASASGAARIGLTFAEPGRDVRRGVVLFLAIGIPGIAFYLIGRLVGITVGIETSPLDTHWWTVPILIFSALRAALVEEVIVIGYLFTRLRERGWSDWTIILSTALLRGSYHLYQGIGPFFGNVAMGIVFGWCYRRWGRVMPLVIAHLLLDVVSFVGYPLAVGLFPEFFAVPR from the coding sequence ATGGTGATAACCCCGGCCAGGCGCGCGTGGTGGGAAATCGCCATCGTTCTCGGTCTCTCCGTCGGCGCATCCGCCGTCTACTCGCTTGTGTCGCTGACCGACCGATTGACGTCAGGTGTTCCCCTTTCCGACCAGAGCGCGAGTCTCAATCAGTCGCGCAGTGAGCGGGAGTGGCTGGACTTCACGTACCAGTTCCTCGGGATCTTTTTCGAACTCTTCGTCGTTGCGCTCGCGCTGTATCTGCTCTGGACCGCGTCCGCGAGTGGTGCGGCGCGAATCGGCCTCACCTTTGCCGAACCCGGTCGTGACGTTCGACGCGGCGTCGTCCTCTTTCTCGCCATCGGCATCCCCGGCATAGCGTTCTATCTCATCGGCCGGCTCGTGGGAATCACCGTGGGGATAGAGACCTCGCCCCTCGACACCCACTGGTGGACCGTACCGATCCTGATCTTCTCCGCCCTTCGCGCCGCGCTCGTCGAAGAGGTCATTGTGATCGGCTACCTGTTCACCCGGCTGAGAGAGCGGGGCTGGTCGGACTGGACCATCATCCTGTCGACCGCACTCCTCCGAGGCAGCTATCACCTCTATCAGGGCATCGGGCCGTTCTTCGGCAACGTCGCGATGGGCATTGTGTTCGGCTGGTGCTACCGAAGGTGGGGCAGGGTGATGCCCCTCGTCATCGCGCACCTGTTGCTCGATGTCGTGTCGTTTGTGGGTTATCCGCTGGCGGTCGGGTTGTTCCCCGAGTTTTTCGCGGTGCCCCGGTAG
- a CDS encoding DUF485 domain-containing protein, which translates to MPHDDTGTHTPGTAIDYIAIEESPDFIAHKRTHRSFVFPLAVAFLLWYFAYVLLADYAHEFMATKVIGNINIGLILGLSQFVTTFAITTWYVSFANRKLDPAAEKFRNELEEAERA; encoded by the coding sequence ATGCCACACGACGACACGGGTACCCACACCCCAGGAACGGCTATCGACTACATCGCGATAGAAGAGTCACCGGACTTCATCGCTCACAAACGCACACACAGGAGCTTTGTCTTCCCGCTGGCCGTTGCGTTCCTGCTCTGGTATTTCGCCTACGTTCTGCTGGCGGACTACGCGCACGAATTCATGGCGACAAAGGTCATCGGCAACATCAACATCGGCCTCATCCTCGGACTCAGCCAGTTCGTGACCACATTCGCGATCACCACCTGGTATGTCTCGTTTGCCAACCGCAAACTCGACCCGGCCGCAGAGAAATTCCGCAACGAGCTCGAGGAGGCTGAGCGAGCATGA
- a CDS encoding cation acetate symporter: MKTVGDPVLNISIFAAFVVVTLIIVIRASRSNKTANDFYAAGRSFSGGQNGTAIAGDYLSAASFLGICGAIAVNGYDGFLYSIGFLVAWLVALLLVAELLRNTGKFTMADVLSFRLKERPVRLAAATATLAVCFFYLLAQMAGAGGLVSLLLGVNDRVGQSVVIAVVGIIMIAYVLIGGMKGTTWVQIIKAVLLIAGAGVMTVWVLALNGFNLSALLGQAVAVAGEDILNPGAQYGATGTSRLDFVSLALALVLGTAGLPHVLMRFYTVPTAKEARRSVVWAIWLIGLFYLFTLVLGYGAAYLVGAERILAAPGGVNSAAPLLAFELGGSILLGIISAVAFATILAVVAGLTITAATSFAHDVYANVIKKGAVPPNGEVKVARITVVAIGLLAIAGGIGVQGQNIAFLVALAFAIAASANLPTILYSLFWRKFTTRGALWSMYGGLASALILIIFSPVISGAETSMFKDVDFSWFPLNNPGIVSIPLGFLLGWLGTVTSKVKEDPRIAAEMEVRSLTGHGAEKASSH, from the coding sequence ATGAAAACTGTTGGTGATCCCGTCCTGAACATCTCCATCTTCGCGGCGTTCGTCGTCGTGACGCTCATCATCGTTATCCGGGCATCGCGCTCGAACAAGACGGCGAACGACTTCTATGCTGCCGGCCGCTCATTCAGCGGCGGACAAAACGGAACCGCAATCGCGGGCGACTACCTGTCTGCCGCGTCATTCCTCGGTATCTGCGGCGCCATCGCGGTGAACGGATACGACGGCTTCCTCTATTCCATCGGCTTCCTGGTGGCGTGGCTCGTTGCACTCCTTCTCGTCGCTGAACTGCTTCGGAACACGGGCAAGTTCACGATGGCGGATGTCCTCTCCTTCCGCCTGAAGGAACGCCCGGTCCGCCTCGCGGCCGCGACCGCAACCCTCGCGGTGTGCTTCTTCTACCTGCTCGCGCAGATGGCGGGCGCCGGTGGACTCGTGTCGCTGCTCCTCGGAGTCAACGATCGGGTCGGCCAGTCCGTTGTCATCGCCGTCGTGGGCATCATCATGATCGCCTACGTACTCATCGGCGGTATGAAGGGCACCACCTGGGTGCAGATCATCAAGGCTGTGCTCCTCATCGCGGGCGCTGGAGTGATGACCGTCTGGGTACTCGCTCTCAACGGCTTCAACCTGTCGGCCCTTCTCGGCCAGGCGGTCGCCGTCGCTGGCGAGGACATCCTCAACCCGGGTGCGCAGTACGGAGCAACGGGTACGTCACGCCTCGACTTCGTGTCGCTTGCGCTCGCGCTCGTGCTCGGAACTGCCGGTCTCCCCCACGTACTCATGCGGTTCTACACGGTGCCGACCGCGAAGGAAGCCCGACGCAGCGTGGTGTGGGCCATCTGGCTCATCGGCCTGTTCTACCTGTTCACCCTGGTGCTCGGCTACGGCGCCGCGTACCTCGTCGGCGCGGAGCGGATCCTCGCCGCACCCGGTGGAGTGAACTCGGCTGCCCCACTGCTCGCGTTCGAGCTGGGTGGGTCGATTCTGCTCGGCATCATTTCCGCCGTTGCTTTCGCGACGATCCTCGCGGTTGTTGCGGGTCTCACCATCACCGCGGCAACCTCCTTCGCTCACGACGTGTACGCGAACGTGATCAAGAAGGGTGCCGTTCCCCCGAACGGCGAGGTGAAGGTGGCGCGGATCACCGTCGTGGCGATCGGCTTGCTGGCTATCGCCGGCGGAATCGGCGTTCAGGGACAGAACATCGCGTTCCTCGTCGCCCTCGCGTTCGCCATCGCGGCGAGCGCGAACCTGCCGACCATCCTGTACTCGCTGTTCTGGCGCAAGTTCACCACCCGTGGTGCGCTGTGGAGCATGTACGGCGGGCTCGCATCGGCATTGATCCTGATCATCTTCTCGCCGGTCATTTCCGGCGCGGAGACCTCGATGTTCAAGGACGTGGACTTCTCCTGGTTCCCGCTCAACAACCCGGGTATCGTGTCGATTCCGCTCGGCTTCCTGCTGGGCTGGCTCGGGACCGTCACCTCGAAGGTCAAGGAAGACCCGCGGATCGCAGCCGAGATGGAGGTGCGCTCTCTCACCGGACACGGTGCGGAGAAGGCATCGTCGCACTAG